Genomic window (Flavobacteriales bacterium):
TCGTGATCATCAACATCGAAGTGCTTGAGATCATCATCGACGGCATCTTCGGCACACACCGCGTGCTCAGCTTCCTCGGCGGCTCCTACGACTTCCTCATCGGCAGCTTCGAGATCCTCGCGGTCCTCACGTGGTTGGGCTGCGCGATCTTCCTCATCCGGCGCTTCATCCTGCGCATCAAGCGTTTCTGGTCAAGGGAGATGACCGCCTGGCCCCGCACGGACGCCGGTCTCATCCTCACCTTCGAGATCCTGCTGATGTCGGCCTTCCTGCTGATGAACGCCGCCGACCACACGCTGCAAGGCATGGGTGCGGAGCACTACATCGTGGCCGGAGCCTTCCCCATCAGCGCGCACCTTGCACAGCTCTTCCACTTTGGCAGCCTCGCACCTTCCACCCTCATCGGCATCGAACGATCCTGCTGGTGGTTCCACATCATCGGCATCCTCGGTTTTCTCAACTACCTGCCGTACAGCAAGCACTTCCACATCCTGCTGGCCTTCCCCAACGTGTGGTACAGCAAGCTGAAGCCGAAGACGGAGATGTCGGAAATGCCGCGCGTGTCGGCGGAGGTGAAGAGCATGCTGGACCCGTCCATCCCGCCGCCCGCCCCGCCTGCGGAACCCACGAACGGTCTTCCGCCCGAGCACTTCGGTGCCAAGGACGTCTTCGACCTCACCTGGAAAAGCCTGATGGACGCCTACACCTGCACCGAGTGCGGACGTTGCACCAGTGAATGCCCGGCCAACATCACCGGCAAGCTGCTCAGCCCGCGCAAGATCATGATGGACACCCGCGATCGCTTGGAGGAAGTGGGCAAAGTGATCGATTCGAAAGGCAAGTGGGAGGACGACGGCAAGAGCCTCTTCAGCCGGATCAGCGAGGAAGAGCTCTGGGCCTGCACCACCTGCAACGCCTGCACCCAGGCCTGTCCGGTGAACATCGATCCGGTGAACATCATCCTTGACATGCGCCGCTACTTGGTGATGGAGGAAAGCAAGGCGCGCCAAGAGCTCAACGCCATGTTCACGACGGTGGAGAACAACGGGGCCGCATGGGCTTTCGGGCCTGATCAACGCATGAAGTGGACAGAGGAATGAGCGAACCCATCCAAGTGAAGACCATGGCCGACTACGCGGCCAGCGGAGAAGTGCCCGAGGTCCTCTTCTGGGTGGGTTGCATGGGCTCCTTCGACGATCGGGCGCGTAAAATTTCCAAAGCTTTCGTCCGCATCATGAACGCGGCCAAGGTGAAATTCGCCGTGCTGGGGCAGGAGGAAAGCTGCACTGGTGATCCCGCGCGTAGGGCCGGCAATGAGTTCTTGTTCCAAATGCAGGCTTTGCAGAACGTCACCGTGCTCAACGGCTACGGCGTGAAGCGCATCGTCACCGCGTGCCCGCACTGCTTCAACACCATCAAGAACGAATACCCTGCGCTGGGCGGCGAGTACGAGGTGATGCACCATACACAGTTCATCAACGCGCTACTGAAGGAAGGCCGCATCACCGTGGACGGTGGCAGTTTCAAAGGCAAGCGCATCACTTTCCACGATCCCTGCTACTTGGGACGGGGCAATGGCGAATACGAGGCCCCGCGCGAGGTGCTGCTGAAGCTGGATGCCGCGCTGGTGGAGATGAAGCGGAGCAAGGCAAAAGGGCTGTGCTGCGGTGCGGGCGGCGCGCAGATGTGGAAGGAGGCCGAACCCGGCGACAAGGAGGTGAACGTGGAACGTGCCGAAGAGGCCATTGGCACCGGGTCCGACATCATCGCGGCCGGATGCCCGTTCTGCAACACCATGATGACCGACGGCGTGAAGCACTTCAACAAGGAAGGCAGCGTGGTGGTGAAGGACGTCGCGGAACTGATCGCGGAGGCGGGAGATCTCTAACCCCTCTCACTCAGTGGGCCGAACCGGCGACATTGAGCGAACTAAGGGCTGGATCATTTTTTTCCTTCTAACAACACTTTCACCGCCGCGCCGATCTGCTGGTCCGTGCCCGTGCTGAGCAACCCGGGTTCAGCGGCCTGCTTCACATCGGGTTCCAACTGCTGGTTCTCCAGGTAATTCCCGTTGTTGTCCACCATGCCCACCTGCGGGATCCCGAAGATCACGCCGTTCTGCAGGTCCTCCCACCAGACGGCGGTGCCGGTGCCGGGCACGGGCATGCCCACCAGCTTGCCGATGCCGAGGGCCTTGTAGGTGAAGGGGAACATGTGCGCATCCGAATAGTTCGATTCGTTCATCAGCACCACGCTGGGCTTGGTCCATTTGAACTGTGGCTCGGTGCCGAGGTCCTGTCCGCGTGGCTGCAGATGCATGTAAACGTGGCCGTTGAGGAAGGTGGCGAGGTCATCGTGCAGCCAGCCGCCCCCGTTGAAGCGGGTGTCCACGACCAGTGCGTCTTTGCCGTAGTATTTGCCAAGCACCTCCTCATACACGGTCTTGTAGCTGTCGTTGTTCATCCCGCGCACATGCACATACCCCACGCGGCCCCCGCTGATGCTGTCCACTGCGTGGCGGTTCCGTTCCACCCAGCGGTGGTAGAGCAGCTCGTTCTCCTCACCTTCATCGATCGGCTTCACCGTCTCTTCCCAGCGCTTGCCGGTCTTGGGGTCGAAGAGGGAGAGCAGTGTATTGCGCCCCGCTTTGCGGTCCAGCAGCCGGGCGGGATCCTCCTTGCTGGAGATCGCGATGCCGTCGATCTTCTCGATCACCATACCGGCCTTGATCTTCGAACCCGCTTTTATCACGGGCGAACGCTCCATCACTTCGGCGATGGTCAGCCCCGGCATGGTGTCGTTGGTATAGAACAGACCGAGGTGTGCCGTAGCATCACCCTGCGGATCGCGGTCCCGGTAGTAGGCACCGGTATGTGACGCGTTGAGCTCGCCCAGCATCTCGCTCAGCAGCTCGGCGAAGTCGTTGTCATTGTTGATGTACGGCAGGTATTGCGCGTACTCCTTCTTGTAGTATTCCCAGTCCGTGCCCTGAAGGTCCTTCACGTAGAACTTCTTCACCATCTGCCGCCATACATGCCCGAAGAGGTGGTCACGTTCGGCCGCGGCGTTCAGTGTCATCTCGCCATTGATGCCCACGCCCTTCACCTCACCCTTGTCCAGGTCCACCATGGATATGCCGCCGTTGTTGAGGAAGAACAGGTTCTTGCCCTCCTTGTCCATCTCCAGACTGCCCGCGTCTTCAGCGCCGATCTTCACCAGCAGCTTCGTCTCCTTGCTGCGCACATTCGTCTCCCAGAGGTCATAGCCCTTTTCAAAGGAGGCCAAGTAGTAGAGCTTTTCACCGTCCTTGGAAAGCACCGCGTCCGCCAGATCAGAGGAGTTGATCGTGAGGCGCACCTTCCGGTCCTCGATCCCGTCCAGTTCGAATTTCAACGGCGCGACGGTGCTGTCCTTCTTCACTTCTTTACTTCCCTTACCTCCCTTACCTCCTTTACCACCCTTACTGTCCTTACCATCTTCACCATCCTCTCCCTTCTCATCGCCTTTGCCCTGCTTCTTCAGCAATTCGTATTCCTCCTTGTTCAGCTTGAAGGTGTCCAGCGCTGCCTGCGTGAAGAACATGGCGTACGCATCCTCCTGGCCTCCCCAGCTGGCCTGGTTCTTCATGCCGTCGCGACCGCTGAACCAGAGCATCGCTTTGCCGTCCAGTGCCCACTTGGGGTGTGCGCCGCCGTGCCCGCTCTTGGTGAGGTTCACCACGGGAGAATTCCCCGATGCGCTCACAAGGCCGCATTGCGTGATCCACTGGTTGCCCTGGAGGAATTCCACCAGCAGCCACTTGCTGTCCGGTGACCATGAGAAGTATTGATCGCCGTCGCTGTAGCTGTAGTTGCGGTCGCCCGGCAGGATGGTGCGCGTTTTTCCGCTGGCAAGGTTGACCACCTTCACGGTGGTGCGCTCCTCGAGGTAGGCCACCTCTTTGCCGTCGGGCGAGAAGACGGGCTGGAATTCCTCTGCGGGCGTGGCCAGCACGGCTTCCTCCTTCAACACCGTGGCATTGAAGAACTGCTTCTCGGATTTACGTGTGAGCGAGGACCGGTAGAGATCCCAGCTGCCTCCCGCAGCATTGCGGGAGCGCTCGCTGGCGTAAATGATGCTGCGGCCGTCCGGGCTGAAGCTGGCGGAGCGCTCCTGCTCCGGCGTATCGGTGATGCGGCGTGTGGTACCCTCCTTCACCGAGGTGACGAAGACATCGCCGCGATGCACGAACACCACTTCGTTGCCGTTCGGCGAAAGGGTGATCTCCGATGCATCGCCCTTCACGGGTATGGTCTTTTCGGCGGCGTACCGGCTGTCGGTGGCAGTGCTCACTGTGATGCGTTGCGGGGCCGCGCCGGGTGCCATGGTGTACAGGGCGCCGCGGAAGGCGAAGCACAGCGTTCCGTTGGAGCTGATGGAGAGGTAACGCACCGGGTCCTTGTCCAGAAAAGTGATCTGCGTGGAAGGTCCGCCGAAAATGCTCGTGCGGAACACGTTCATGGAACCCTTCGCTTCGCTGAGGAAGTACACCTGCATGCCGTCCGGGCTGAAGACCGGGTTCAGGTCCTCACCGTTGAAGGTGCTGATCTGTGCGTACTGCTTGTCCTTGACGTCGTACGTCCAGATGTCACGCGTCACCGATGAGGTGTGGTGCTTGCGGAAATTGTTCTCGTAGCCCTTGATGTCCTGGTAGACGATGGTGGTCCCGTCCGGGCTATAGCTCGCATTGACGGCCGCTGTTGACATCACGCGCAGAGCCTCGCCACCGCCCACGGGCACTTGGTACAGGTCCCCGAAGCGACCGCTGGGGAACTGCCGGTCCGCTGCGCTATACAGGCGGTTGCTGCTGAAAAGGACGGCGGAGTTGTCCGGCGTGAGATCGCTGGGGACATCGTTGGCGCTGTTGTAGGTAAGCCGGGTGGCCGGGCCGCCGGTGCTCGGCATGATGAACACGTCATTATTGCCATGGCGATCGCTGGCGAAGGCGATCCACTTGCCATCATGGGACCACACCGGTGAATGCTCATAGGCTTCGTTGGTGGTGAGCAGGGAGGCCGTTCCTCCGGAAGCATCCACGCGCCACAGGTCGCCCTGGTAGCTGAAGACGATGCTGCTACCGTCCGGTGAAATGGCAGGGTAGCGGAGCCACAATGCCTCGTTCTGCGCGGTGGTGGAGAGGGGGAGGAGGGTGAGCGCGCCGAAAGCGTAAAGGAGGATGCGGTCCATGTTGAAAGATGTCGTTGGTGGACGATCGAAGGTGCCAAATCTATCCGTCAGCAGCCAAGCGCATGGTTGAATATACTAGGGCGATCGCTTCTTCCGGTTCAGAGTTTCACGACGGTGTTGAGTTTTCCCCTCCTTTTTTCAAGGAGGGGAAGGGGTGGTGCATTACTTGAGCGAACCACCCCCAACCCCTCCTTGAAAAAAGTAGGGGAGACCCCGGCCTTGAATGTGATGGCCGGTGATGCCGACCTTTGCCCCATGGAAGCTCAGACCACAAAACCGACACTTGCCACGATGCCCGCCCATTCCAGGGTATGGATGTACAAGAGCGCCGTTGCCTTCACCCCGGAGCGATCGGCTGCGATCAGCAAGCAGGGGCAAGCCTTTGCGGATTCATGGGTCTCCCATGGCGAAGAGGTACGGACGGCCTTCGGGGTGCTTAACGACCATTTCGTGGTCATCGTCGCCGACATGGCGGACATGGTGATCTGTGGTGGCAGCGTTGACGGATCCGTCCAGTTCATCAAGCGGCTGGAAGATGACATGGGCCTCAGCCTGACCGATCGCATGGTGGTGCTCTATGAAAAGGACGGCGCCATCCGCTCGTGCCGCGTGCCCGAAGTGGAGGACCTGTTGAAGACCGGGGAGATCACCGCCGACACCATCGTCTTTGATGATCTGGTGGCCACAAAAGCCGATCTGGACGCGCGTTTCCGCACGCCGCTGCGGAACACATGGATGGCACGATACCTCTGACCTTGCGCCGGTTACTCACGGTGCATTGTTGGCGAAAGCCGCCTTCCACGGTCCTGCTCCACGCCCGTGTTCCTGAAATTCGCCGTTATGCGCGAACAGATGGACCATTGGTGGCGGATCTTTCCTGCGGGCACGGGGGACGTTGTCGTGCTGCTCGTCCAGTTGATCGTGGCCCTTGCCGTAGTGGGCTGGGCCTATAACCGGGGCTATCGGGCCCATGACCGAGGACCCTTGCTGCGCTTGCCGCTCCTGACCGTATCGTTCGGACTGGCCCTGCTGGTCCGCAGCTTTCACCAGGAATGGTGGCAACCCTTGGTGATCGCCTTCGCTGTCATCGTCGCGGGCTTCTTCGATCGGAACGACAATGGCCGTGGACTGGTGGTGCCCATCATGCTGATCGCCACATTGCTGGGCCTCGGACTGATCCTCAGCGCCTTGGTGCTCACGGTGGTGGCCTTGCTCGTGTTCATGCTCAGCCCCGTCGCCAAGCGATGATCCGGTATAGCGACCACAGCGCATGAGGAAAGGGAGGCGATCCAAGACCACGGTGCAATCATGGTTGTTCGGCCTCGCCGTGCCCGCCGTGGCGCTCTTCATGATCTTTTCGCTTTTACCATACGATCGGATGGTGGCACATTGGCCGTGGGGCATCGGCAAAGAGGAGGTGATGGCCTATCAACACCTCTTCGACCGCCGGCCCGGGCAACATGTGCAAGGCGATGCGGAACTCTTCAAGCTCACTGGCGGGGATCAAGGGAGCGTGACATTGAGCGCGGGAAAGGAGGAAGCGGCGGCCACCATCATGCCTTTGATGATGAACGCAAAGGGTACGCCGGTCGTGGGCGGGATCGCTTTGGACTTTCCCGAAGAGCACCCTTTCCGCGGCACCACGGCCATGGCTTTGGTACCTGCGGACCTGCGCTCGTTGGAAGCGCTGTACGCCCAAGCCGTTACCGATTCCTTGGACATCCTTGCGCCCGGATCCGCGTTGGTCCAAGTGGAACGCGACGGAAAGAAGCTCGGTGCCTTTCTCGCTCAGGAACGCATCACGTCCGACTATGTGCTGAAGCATGCGCCCTTGGCCATGGTGCTCGTGTCGGAGAACGGCACGGTGCCGCCGGACGGACGACCCACGACCGTCGTCGGCGATACGTTGGGCAACGCGGAGAACCAACCTTTGCACGCGGACCGCTTTGACACTTCCGCCACCGCGGCCTTGGGTTTGCTGGCCCTTGCGGAACAACGGAGCAGCCTTCTCAACGGAATTGGCGGCGCCTTGTACGACCGCGTCACCGGCCGGGTGCTGCCGCTCTACCGCATGCGCTTCGGCGCGGACACTGCATGGACCGACGGTCCTATTGCTACAACCTTCCGCAACGCGATGGCCACTGCGAAGAACCGATCAAGCATCACCCGGCTGGCCGATCGCTTGCGTGCGGACAGCGCAGCTTGGACGGCACGATTCCTCGCCATTGATTCCGCAGCGGTGCCCGTATTGGCCAACGGCCGCAACATCGGGCTGGTGCAGGCGGAGGTGGACCACACGCGGGAGCAGTTCATGCAGCGCCTGTTCCATCCGGCAACGGCGGGCTTCATCGGCGCGTCCACTGCGGAGCCTGTAGCTGCCGCAATTCCGTTGGACCCTTGGCTGAAGCCCTTCCGCAGCGACCCCGACACCATCCGTTTCGTGCGCGGCAAGTACGAGATCGATCATGACCTCGTGCTGCCGAAGGGCATGGCGGTGGTGCTGGAACGAGGAACGCGTTGGTTCATCGCACCGGGCGTGAGCGTGGTGGTAAACGGCGAGTTGCACATGCGCGGCACGGACCTCAATCCCGTCTTCATCCGCCCCATGGACGATGCGCAGCCTTTCGGCTCCATCGCTGTGAACGGCACCGGCGCTACACGTGTCCGCATCCGCGGTTTGCGCATGAGCGGCGGCAGCGACCTGCTGCTGGACGGCATCCGGCATGGCGGCATGCTCAGCTTCATCAGCGCCGACGTGCACGTGGATAATTGCAGCATTGGCCCCACATTCGGGGATGCTTCCATCAGCCAGCGTCGCGGCACTTTGGCGATGAGCGATTGCTATCTGGCCGGAGCGGGACATGGATACGTGGACCTCTCGGAGGTGAACGGATCCATTGAGCGCTGTGCCTTCATCCAACCTGCTGGTGGCGGCGATGCCAAGACCCGCACCGGACTTGGCCTGCGTGCCTCGCACATGCTGGTGCGTAGCTGCACCTTTGCCGATCTGCCGTTCGTGGCACTGCGCGCGGGGCGGGCCAGCGAGGTCTTGGTCACAGGCAGCCAGTTCACCAACAACGCAATGGCCATGCGTGGCTCGGACGGGTCAAATCTGGACGTGGACGCATGCACCTTCACGGGGAACGAAAAGGTCTTCGTGCTGCACCGCGACAAGGTGGTGCTGGGAGGTGCCACCTTGATGCTTTACGCCAACACCTTGACGGGCAACACGACCGAACAGGAGGTGGATGCCACGAGCACCGTGAAGACCGGTACCGCCGTGGATCCGAAGCTGCGCCAAACGTTCGGCGCGCAGAACTGATCGTTGCCTACAACG
Coding sequences:
- a CDS encoding (Fe-S)-binding protein, which gives rise to MSEPIQVKTMADYAASGEVPEVLFWVGCMGSFDDRARKISKAFVRIMNAAKVKFAVLGQEESCTGDPARRAGNEFLFQMQALQNVTVLNGYGVKRIVTACPHCFNTIKNEYPALGGEYEVMHHTQFINALLKEGRITVDGGSFKGKRITFHDPCYLGRGNGEYEAPREVLLKLDAALVEMKRSKAKGLCCGAGGAQMWKEAEPGDKEVNVERAEEAIGTGSDIIAAGCPFCNTMMTDGVKHFNKEGSVVVKDVAELIAEAGDL
- a CDS encoding (Fe-S)-binding protein, which codes for MSIASIVFLLAFAAAAWWFTWNVRRIRRNILLGRDEDRTDRPAERWALMTKVALGQSKMVVRPVAGILHIVVYAGFVIINIEVLEIIIDGIFGTHRVLSFLGGSYDFLIGSFEILAVLTWLGCAIFLIRRFILRIKRFWSREMTAWPRTDAGLILTFEILLMSAFLLMNAADHTLQGMGAEHYIVAGAFPISAHLAQLFHFGSLAPSTLIGIERSCWWFHIIGILGFLNYLPYSKHFHILLAFPNVWYSKLKPKTEMSEMPRVSAEVKSMLDPSIPPPAPPAEPTNGLPPEHFGAKDVFDLTWKSLMDAYTCTECGRCTSECPANITGKLLSPRKIMMDTRDRLEEVGKVIDSKGKWEDDGKSLFSRISEEELWACTTCNACTQACPVNIDPVNIILDMRRYLVMEESKARQELNAMFTTVENNGAAWAFGPDQRMKWTEE
- a CDS encoding PD40 domain-containing protein, which translates into the protein MDRILLYAFGALTLLPLSTTAQNEALWLRYPAISPDGSSIVFSYQGDLWRVDASGGTASLLTTNEAYEHSPVWSHDGKWIAFASDRHGNNDVFIMPSTGGPATRLTYNSANDVPSDLTPDNSAVLFSSNRLYSAADRQFPSGRFGDLYQVPVGGGEALRVMSTAAVNASYSPDGTTIVYQDIKGYENNFRKHHTSSVTRDIWTYDVKDKQYAQISTFNGEDLNPVFSPDGMQVYFLSEAKGSMNVFRTSIFGGPSTQITFLDKDPVRYLSISSNGTLCFAFRGALYTMAPGAAPQRITVSTATDSRYAAEKTIPVKGDASEITLSPNGNEVVFVHRGDVFVTSVKEGTTRRITDTPEQERSASFSPDGRSIIYASERSRNAAGGSWDLYRSSLTRKSEKQFFNATVLKEEAVLATPAEEFQPVFSPDGKEVAYLEERTTVKVVNLASGKTRTILPGDRNYSYSDGDQYFSWSPDSKWLLVEFLQGNQWITQCGLVSASGNSPVVNLTKSGHGGAHPKWALDGKAMLWFSGRDGMKNQASWGGQEDAYAMFFTQAALDTFKLNKEEYELLKKQGKGDEKGEDGEDGKDSKGGKGGKGGKGSKEVKKDSTVAPLKFELDGIEDRKVRLTINSSDLADAVLSKDGEKLYYLASFEKGYDLWETNVRSKETKLLVKIGAEDAGSLEMDKEGKNLFFLNNGGISMVDLDKGEVKGVGINGEMTLNAAAERDHLFGHVWRQMVKKFYVKDLQGTDWEYYKKEYAQYLPYINNDNDFAELLSEMLGELNASHTGAYYRDRDPQGDATAHLGLFYTNDTMPGLTIAEVMERSPVIKAGSKIKAGMVIEKIDGIAISSKEDPARLLDRKAGRNTLLSLFDPKTGKRWEETVKPIDEGEENELLYHRWVERNRHAVDSISGGRVGYVHVRGMNNDSYKTVYEEVLGKYYGKDALVVDTRFNGGGWLHDDLATFLNGHVYMHLQPRGQDLGTEPQFKWTKPSVVLMNESNYSDAHMFPFTYKALGIGKLVGMPVPGTGTAVWWEDLQNGVIFGIPQVGMVDNNGNYLENQQLEPDVKQAAEPGLLSTGTDQQIGAAVKVLLEGKK
- a CDS encoding right-handed parallel beta-helix repeat-containing protein; this encodes MQSWLFGLAVPAVALFMIFSLLPYDRMVAHWPWGIGKEEVMAYQHLFDRRPGQHVQGDAELFKLTGGDQGSVTLSAGKEEAAATIMPLMMNAKGTPVVGGIALDFPEEHPFRGTTAMALVPADLRSLEALYAQAVTDSLDILAPGSALVQVERDGKKLGAFLAQERITSDYVLKHAPLAMVLVSENGTVPPDGRPTTVVGDTLGNAENQPLHADRFDTSATAALGLLALAEQRSSLLNGIGGALYDRVTGRVLPLYRMRFGADTAWTDGPIATTFRNAMATAKNRSSITRLADRLRADSAAWTARFLAIDSAAVPVLANGRNIGLVQAEVDHTREQFMQRLFHPATAGFIGASTAEPVAAAIPLDPWLKPFRSDPDTIRFVRGKYEIDHDLVLPKGMAVVLERGTRWFIAPGVSVVVNGELHMRGTDLNPVFIRPMDDAQPFGSIAVNGTGATRVRIRGLRMSGGSDLLLDGIRHGGMLSFISADVHVDNCSIGPTFGDASISQRRGTLAMSDCYLAGAGHGYVDLSEVNGSIERCAFIQPAGGGDAKTRTGLGLRASHMLVRSCTFADLPFVALRAGRASEVLVTGSQFTNNAMAMRGSDGSNLDVDACTFTGNEKVFVLHRDKVVLGGATLMLYANTLTGNTTEQEVDATSTVKTGTAVDPKLRQTFGAQN